The nucleotide sequence CCTAATACAGTCGGCAAAGGTGCTCATGTCGCCCACCGTGGGCCCGGAGGCGATGACATCGAGGTCATCCCCAACAACATCGGACAGGACAAGGGAGACGATGGTGGCAGGATAGGCGAATTTGGCCAACCCTCCCCCTTTGATGCGGGAGAGGTGTTTCCTGATGGCGTTGATCTCATGGATGTCGGCGCCACACTCCAGCAGTAGCTTAGTGGTCTCCTGCTTCTCGGCAAGGCTCACCCCCTCCACCGGCAAGGGGAGCAACGCCGACCCCCCTCCAGAGAGCAGACAGAAGACCAGATCCCCATCACCCAACCCTTTGACCATCTCCACCAGCGACCTAGTCCCTCGTCGGCCCGCTTCATCGGGTATGGGGTGGCCTGCTTCTACGATCTTGATCCTCTCCAGATCGGCGAGGTATCCATATTTGACAATAACTATCCCCTCCTCCACCCTCTCTCCCAAGACCTCCTCTATGGCCTGCGCCATGGGGGCCCCGGCCTTTCCCGCCCCAACAACCCAAATGTGCCTAAAATCACCCAGGCGATACCTGCGTTCACCCACCCAAAGTTCATCTCCGGAGAGACGAAGGACCCCCTTCACGGCCTCATAAGGGTCCACCGCCTTAAGACCTGCCTGAAAGATGGACATACAGACGTCTTTCAAGTCAACCTTGTTCCCACTATCTTTCTGCTGAGGCTAGAATCATCGTCTTGATTCAACTCCCTCAGGGCCTCAGCAAGGCGTTTAAACTCTACCAGATCCAAGGTCTCCGCTCGGCGACGGGGGTCAATCCCGACGGCCTCCAAACCCTCCTTGATCTCCTCACTGGAACCCAGGGCCAAGGGGTAGTTTTTCAAAGAGTTCAGAATGGTCTTCCTCCTCTGGGCGAAGGAGGCCCGCACCACCCCTTGGAAGAACCCCATATCCCCTATCTCCACCCTGGGGTGCTCCAAGATCTCAAATCCCACCAGCGCGGATTCTACCTTGGGCTGGGGGTAAAAGGCGTGAGGGGAGACCCGCATCAGTATCTTGGGGGATGTATAAAGCTGGACAAAAATCGACAGGGGACCATAGTCCCTGCTACCCGGGGGGGAAGTGATCCTCTGCGCCACCTCTTGCTGGAGCATAAGGGTGAGGTAGGTCAAGGCCTCCCTGCACTCCAAGAGCCGGAAGATGATGGGGTTGGATATGTTATAAGGGAGGTTGGCAACCACCTTTAACTTCCTGCCCGCCTCCTGGGCAAGACCCAGGAAATCAAATTGTAGGGCATCACGATACACGACGACCAAAGAGGTGATCCCTTCCCCCTTATCCCTGAGGTAATCCACCATCTTCCGGTCCAATTCCACGGCCACCACCTTCTTTACCCGCTGGAGCATGGGGAAGGTCAAGACACCCAGCCCTGGCCCTATCTCCACCACTATATCCTCAGGATTCAAAGGGGCCAAGTGGACTATCCTCTGGGCTACCTCCCTATCTATGAGGAAGTTTTGACCAAGACTCTTCTTGGGGAAGATCCCCGCCTCTTTCAGTTCCCGTACCAATGAGGTCACGGATCTATTCCCTCCCTAAGGGCCAGCGGGAAAGGGCGCTCATATCCAGGCCATCCCTTCTGTGTGCCTTGAGCAGGTGATACCCTGCTACCCCGATCATGGCAGCATTATCACTGCAGAGGTGAGGTGAAGGAAAGTACGGTCTTATACCAAACTCTTTGCCTTCTTGCTCCAATCTCTCCCTCAGGCGGCCATTGGAGGCCACTCCTCCGGACACCACCGCCCTGTCTATCTTATATCGCTGCGCTGCCCAGATAATCTTATTCACCAGCACATCCACCACAGCCTCTTGAAAGGAGGCAGCAATATCGGCCATCCCATCATCGGAAGGGAGATGGAAGCGGACATAGTTCACCACTGCCGTCTTTATCCCACTGAAGCTGAAGTCCAGGGAATCCTTGGCGATGTAAGCCCGCGGGAAGGATATGGCCCGTGGATCTCCACGGCGGGCCAACCTTTCGATGATCGTCCCGCCTGGATACCCCAACCCCAGATACTTGGCCACCTTGTCAAAGGCCTCCCCGGCTGCATCGTCTCTGGTCCCCCCCAAAAAACGAAAGGCAGTAAACCCCTCGGCCACATAGAGAGTGGTGTGCCCCCCTGAGGCCACCATACCGATAAAGGGGAAGGGGACCTCTTCCTCCAAAAAGATGGCCAGAAGGTGCCCCATGAGGTGGTTCACCCCCACCAAGGGGATATCCTTGGCATATGAGATGGACTTGGCGGCCATGATCCCCACCAAGAGGGAACCCACCAGGCCCGGCCCCCGAGTCACCCCTACTGCATCAACCTCATCCAATGACTTATGGGCCTCTTCCAAGGCCCCCTTTATCACTGGCACGATGTTCTCCAGGTGGCGTCTTGAGGCCAACTCCGGCACCACACCCCCATATTTCCTGTGGACCTCATCCTGAGACGAGACTATGTTGGAGAGGGGCCTTCTGCCCTCCTCTATCAGGGCAGCCCCGGTATCATCGCATGAACTCTCGATGGCAAGGATAATCATTTATGACTCAATTTCTTTGAATCGTTTTTCTGCAAAAAGTTGCTAAAAAGGATCCAAAAAATCATCATGAGGATTCCAGGGACCGAGGGGTCCAGGGTTCTAGTAAGAGACAACTCCCTTGAATCCTAAGACCATGCCCGAAGGTTGGCACCATGAATCCTCTCAATTCCGCCAATTCAACGAGAGGAGATCCAGAATTTTAACTCTGAAATTACGCTATATTACCACACCGAGCCCTTGGGCTCAACCTTTGAACCCTTTGACATCAAATAGGATCTATTTTAGAATTATGCGTTCTCTCTAAAGATTTACTTGCTCAGGGGTGAGACAGAGGAGTATGATCATCAGACAACTTGAGGTGGGGGACTACATGGTCTTCAGTTACATCATCGGGGATGAGGAGACAGGGGAGGCCCTGGTCATCGATCCCGCAGACGACGTCCAGAGGTTAATCGACTTCGCCCATCAGCACGAGATGGAGATCATCTCTATCCTTAACACCCACGCCCATATAGACCACACCATGGGGAATGCGGAGATGGTGCGGCGCACTGGAGCCAAGATCACCATCCATGAAGCCGAAAGTTACCCCTTGAGCCACCCTTCACTCGACCTCCTCTCCCTCTTTCAGGCAGAGCCCTCCCCCGCAGCGGACATTGTGGTGAAGGATGGCGACACCATCTGGGTGGGGGAGTTGAGTCTGAAGGTTATCCACACCCCCGGGCATTCCCCGGGCAGTATCTCCCTCTATCTGGAGGATATGATCTTCACCGGTGACACCCTCTTTGTGGGCTCTGTAGGCAGGACCGATCTCCCAGGAGGATCATGGGAGACCTTGGAGGCCTCCATCCGCCATCGGCTCTTCACCCTCCCCGATGACACCGTGGTGCTGCCAGGTCACAATTATGGCCCTGCCCCTACCTCCATCATCCGCCAGGAAAAGCTCACTAACCCCTACCTGAGGTTATAAGATGGCCCTTTCACCAAAAGATAGGCAGTATATGAGAAGGGCCTTGATACTGGCCCGCAAGGGGATGCGAAAAG is from Deltaproteobacteria bacterium and encodes:
- a CDS encoding glycerate kinase yields the protein MSIFQAGLKAVDPYEAVKGVLRLSGDELWVGERRYRLGDFRHIWVVGAGKAGAPMAQAIEEVLGERVEEGIVIVKYGYLADLERIKIVEAGHPIPDEAGRRGTRSLVEMVKGLGDGDLVFCLLSGGGSALLPLPVEGVSLAEKQETTKLLLECGADIHEINAIRKHLSRIKGGGLAKFAYPATIVSLVLSDVVGDDLDVIASGPTVGDMSTFADCIRVVEKYHLASRIPPAVWGHLQKGAAGRVEETPKPDDPVLCETFNLIVGSNIHCLEAAARKAQQLGYQTLVLSSFIEGETREAAKVHGAILKEVLRSGRPLTTPACLISGGETTVTIRGRGKGGRNQEFALACGMEIAGWEGAAVFSAGTDGTDGPTDAAGAFADWRTVGRALEMDLDPGAHLKENDSYPFFERLGDLIITGPTNTNVMDIRILIAV
- the rsmA gene encoding ribosomal RNA small subunit methyltransferase A codes for the protein MTSLVRELKEAGIFPKKSLGQNFLIDREVAQRIVHLAPLNPEDIVVEIGPGLGVLTFPMLQRVKKVVAVELDRKMVDYLRDKGEGITSLVVVYRDALQFDFLGLAQEAGRKLKVVANLPYNISNPIIFRLLECREALTYLTLMLQQEVAQRITSPPGSRDYGPLSIFVQLYTSPKILMRVSPHAFYPQPKVESALVGFEILEHPRVEIGDMGFFQGVVRASFAQRRKTILNSLKNYPLALGSSEEIKEGLEAVGIDPRRRAETLDLVEFKRLAEALRELNQDDDSSLSRKIVGTRLT
- the tsaD gene encoding tRNA (adenosine(37)-N6)-threonylcarbamoyltransferase complex transferase subunit TsaD, translated to MIILAIESSCDDTGAALIEEGRRPLSNIVSSQDEVHRKYGGVVPELASRRHLENIVPVIKGALEEAHKSLDEVDAVGVTRGPGLVGSLLVGIMAAKSISYAKDIPLVGVNHLMGHLLAIFLEEEVPFPFIGMVASGGHTTLYVAEGFTAFRFLGGTRDDAAGEAFDKVAKYLGLGYPGGTIIERLARRGDPRAISFPRAYIAKDSLDFSFSGIKTAVVNYVRFHLPSDDGMADIAASFQEAVVDVLVNKIIWAAQRYKIDRAVVSGGVASNGRLRERLEQEGKEFGIRPYFPSPHLCSDNAAMIGVAGYHLLKAHRRDGLDMSALSRWPLGRE
- a CDS encoding MBL fold metallo-hydrolase; translated protein: MIIRQLEVGDYMVFSYIIGDEETGEALVIDPADDVQRLIDFAHQHEMEIISILNTHAHIDHTMGNAEMVRRTGAKITIHEAESYPLSHPSLDLLSLFQAEPSPAADIVVKDGDTIWVGELSLKVIHTPGHSPGSISLYLEDMIFTGDTLFVGSVGRTDLPGGSWETLEASIRHRLFTLPDDTVVLPGHNYGPAPTSIIRQEKLTNPYLRL